A region of Beijerinckia sp. 28-YEA-48 DNA encodes the following proteins:
- a CDS encoding HWE histidine kinase domain-containing protein, whose protein sequence is MPDEQCFELDEIIITGELARRDRPDRNYQRENLALHDLSRQMAHNPQQLLPHLVEQALDLCSADSAGISVLDGPVFRWTALHGKLEVFDGETTPRHDSPCGVCLDQEGALLMRNPERVYDWIRKANITVPEVLLVPLPIDGGQSLGTLWVVAKEGDEFNAGHMETLTHLAAFAGTALRMLKADEKLKQALEEQETLTREMNHRISNIFAINNSILGLSARLAESKDDLVEVLRGRFGALADAHGLVRRSFHPSIKPQGVDLAQLVEKILKPYFVPTLKGQSIQLGENTTNSMALMLHELATNAVKYGALSVEGGELHIDWKCKDDQLILNWQEDRGPTVVQPTRSGFGSKLIANTLRSLQGTINYDWSAEGLRAQLIVPLKNLER, encoded by the coding sequence ATGCCAGACGAACAGTGTTTTGAGCTGGATGAGATTATTATCACGGGCGAATTGGCGCGTCGTGATCGACCTGATCGCAATTATCAGCGGGAAAATTTAGCGCTGCACGATCTGAGCCGGCAGATGGCTCATAATCCTCAGCAACTTCTCCCCCATCTCGTCGAACAGGCGCTCGACCTTTGCAGCGCCGATTCTGCCGGCATTAGTGTTCTCGACGGCCCGGTTTTTCGTTGGACAGCCCTGCACGGCAAGCTTGAGGTTTTCGACGGAGAAACGACGCCCCGCCATGACAGCCCTTGCGGCGTCTGCCTGGATCAGGAGGGAGCGCTTTTGATGCGCAATCCCGAACGAGTCTACGACTGGATCAGGAAGGCCAACATCACGGTGCCGGAAGTCCTGCTGGTGCCGCTCCCGATTGATGGCGGACAAAGCTTGGGAACACTGTGGGTTGTTGCAAAAGAGGGAGACGAATTTAACGCAGGCCATATGGAGACGTTGACCCATCTGGCCGCCTTTGCGGGAACAGCCCTGCGGATGCTCAAAGCCGACGAAAAGCTCAAACAGGCTCTTGAGGAGCAGGAGACTTTGACGCGGGAGATGAACCACCGCATTTCCAATATCTTCGCGATCAACAATAGCATTCTGGGACTGTCGGCCCGTCTTGCGGAATCGAAAGACGACTTGGTCGAAGTTTTGCGCGGCCGCTTTGGAGCGCTGGCCGATGCGCACGGCCTAGTGAGAAGATCATTCCATCCCTCGATAAAACCGCAAGGGGTGGATTTGGCTCAACTGGTCGAAAAGATCCTGAAGCCCTACTTCGTGCCGACACTTAAAGGGCAGAGTATCCAACTCGGCGAAAATACCACCAACAGTATGGCGCTGATGCTGCACGAACTCGCGACCAACGCCGTTAAGTATGGCGCGCTCAGCGTTGAGGGTGGTGAACTCCATATCGATTGGAAATGTAAGGACGACCAGCTCATCTTGAATTGGCAGGAAGATCGAGGGCCCACTGTCGTCCAACCAACCCGAAGCGGTTTTGGATCGAAACTGATCGCCAACACCCTGCGGTCCCTCCAAGGCACGATAAACTATGATTGGTCAGCAGAAGGATTGCGCGCGCAATTGATCGTTCCGCTCAAGAATTTGGAACGCTAA
- a CDS encoding aldolase/citrate lyase family protein encodes MPSTDRTCLRQRIGGNAPVGMFWMSMGTPAILELALEATPDAIVIDSQHGLWERRTIEEAIGTVGERAPVLVRVAENSALAIGQALDAGAEGVIVPLIETQAEAAAVVSAARFPPQGTRSGGGVRPLGRNFAAYYEAAIARTVVGVMIETAGGVQQADAIAATAGIDFVFIGTGDLAISLGCFPQIDGRHEEACQRVLAACRKAGVPCGIYTGNAEAALKRRQQGFEIVVVANDIDVVSGGFADAMKRFSGRASGAVQSGYGGSKESKNMSAALLTQLVSALSGGQIRMVDLTQTLRPSTPVIQLPPPFAQSDPFSTTEISHYDERGPAWYWNNIALGEHTGTHFDAPAHWVTGQHNAKGYTDTIPIDRFIAPACVIDCSKEAKADEKFLLEPAFIEAWEARHGRIPDGAWVLMRSDWSKREDPAAFLNMKEDGPHVPGPSAAAVKFLVEQRNVNGWGVEAVGTDAGQAFAFEPAFPAHHLMHGANKLGLASLCNLDQLPPTGAVLITTPLKIEKGSGSPLRVIALIAS; translated from the coding sequence ATGCCCAGCACGGACAGGACATGCCTGCGACAGCGGATTGGCGGGAACGCGCCTGTCGGTATGTTCTGGATGTCGATGGGCACGCCGGCGATTTTGGAGCTGGCGCTCGAAGCCACTCCCGATGCGATCGTCATCGATTCCCAACACGGCCTCTGGGAGCGGCGCACGATCGAAGAAGCGATCGGCACCGTGGGCGAACGCGCTCCTGTTCTGGTGCGCGTCGCCGAGAATTCCGCCTTAGCCATCGGCCAGGCCTTGGATGCTGGCGCTGAAGGCGTGATCGTCCCGCTTATCGAGACGCAGGCCGAAGCAGCGGCTGTGGTCTCCGCTGCCCGGTTTCCGCCGCAGGGCACAAGATCTGGCGGCGGCGTGCGGCCGCTGGGTCGTAATTTCGCGGCTTATTATGAGGCCGCGATTGCGCGAACCGTTGTCGGCGTGATGATCGAAACGGCAGGTGGCGTGCAGCAAGCCGACGCCATTGCTGCCACGGCTGGCATCGATTTTGTTTTCATCGGCACCGGCGATCTGGCGATTTCCTTGGGCTGCTTTCCTCAGATCGACGGACGCCATGAGGAAGCTTGCCAGCGTGTGCTCGCGGCTTGCCGAAAAGCCGGCGTGCCGTGCGGCATCTACACCGGCAATGCGGAAGCCGCGTTGAAGCGGCGGCAGCAGGGATTTGAGATTGTTGTCGTCGCCAACGACATCGATGTCGTCAGTGGTGGTTTCGCGGATGCGATGAAGCGATTTTCCGGCCGCGCATCGGGTGCGGTTCAATCGGGTTATGGTGGATCGAAGGAGAGCAAAAATATGTCAGCAGCGCTTCTTACTCAGCTTGTATCAGCCTTGTCGGGCGGGCAGATCCGCATGGTCGATCTGACGCAAACCTTGCGGCCGTCGACCCCGGTCATTCAATTGCCGCCGCCGTTCGCGCAATCCGACCCGTTCAGCACGACCGAAATTTCGCACTATGACGAGCGCGGCCCGGCCTGGTACTGGAACAACATCGCCTTGGGCGAACACACGGGCACCCATTTCGACGCGCCGGCCCATTGGGTGACGGGCCAGCACAATGCCAAGGGTTATACCGATACCATTCCGATCGACCGCTTCATCGCACCGGCTTGTGTGATCGATTGCTCGAAGGAAGCGAAGGCGGACGAGAAGTTCCTGCTGGAGCCGGCCTTCATCGAGGCTTGGGAAGCGCGTCATGGCCGCATCCCCGATGGTGCCTGGGTACTGATGCGTTCCGACTGGTCGAAGCGCGAGGATCCGGCGGCCTTTCTGAATATGAAGGAAGATGGCCCGCATGTGCCGGGCCCCTCGGCGGCCGCGGTGAAGTTCCTGGTCGAGCAGCGCAATGTGAACGGCTGGGGTGTCGAGGCGGTCGGCACCGATGCGGGACAGGCCTTTGCTTTCGAGCCCGCTTTTCCGGCGCATCATCTCATGCACGGCGCCAACAAGCTGGGGCTCGCCAGCCTCTGCAATCTCGATCAGCTGCCACCGACAGGCGCCGTGCTCATCACCACGCCGCTGAAAATCGAAAAGGGATCGGGCAGCCCGTTGCGCGTGATCGCGCTGATCGCGTCCTAG
- a CDS encoding GntR family transcriptional regulator, whose protein sequence is MRPRLDSKRGDLAVVKKGLGQKRAIQRGPAVSKPKNLREQVYDLMRDRIAHGQLTFDERLVDLDIAAALNISRMPVREALMQLVHEGMLESTSRGFVLRRISRQEVADIFEIRRLLEPSAAASAATHMTPAVLQKLEAAINDCAHASETGDTTAFILSNAAFRGAWLAQVENVSLARALTRYIDHVQAVRLKTLSNKDVRKDVLQRLRAIYKAFRAGKGAEAAALFIKHVDAAAIAFQAEGED, encoded by the coding sequence TTGCGCCCACGACTGGATAGCAAACGCGGCGACCTCGCGGTCGTGAAAAAGGGTCTCGGTCAGAAGCGCGCGATTCAGCGCGGGCCGGCGGTCTCTAAACCGAAGAACCTGCGCGAACAGGTTTACGACCTGATGCGTGACCGGATCGCCCATGGTCAGCTGACCTTTGACGAACGGCTCGTGGATCTCGACATCGCAGCGGCCTTGAACATCTCGCGGATGCCGGTTCGCGAAGCGCTGATGCAGCTGGTGCATGAGGGGATGCTGGAGAGCACGTCGCGCGGCTTTGTACTGCGCCGGATCAGCCGCCAGGAAGTGGCGGATATTTTCGAGATTCGCCGCTTGCTCGAGCCCTCGGCCGCCGCCAGCGCGGCGACCCACATGACCCCTGCGGTGCTGCAGAAGCTGGAAGCGGCGATCAACGATTGCGCGCACGCCAGCGAAACTGGCGATACGACGGCTTTCATTTTGTCCAATGCGGCTTTTCGGGGTGCTTGGCTGGCGCAAGTCGAGAACGTCAGCCTGGCGCGGGCGCTCACACGCTATATCGATCACGTTCAGGCCGTGCGCCTTAAAACCCTGTCGAACAAAGACGTTCGTAAGGACGTGCTGCAGCGCCTGCGGGCGATCTACAAGGCTTTTCGCGCCGGCAAGGGGGCGGAGGCGGCGGCACTCTTCATCAAGCATGTGGATGCGGCGGCGATAGCGTTTCAAGCTGAAGGCGAGGACTGA
- a CDS encoding LLM class flavin-dependent oxidoreductase, whose amino-acid sequence MSDPEQTGFKLGVFSANADRGLTFSVVPEAWKADWDDVAAAAQIADKAGMDFFLPIARWRGYGGSSNVREWSFETFTFAAGLASITERIALFMTVHVPLLHPLYAAKALATVDHISHGRAGLNIVCGWNPDEFDMFGVSLQKEPYAQAAEWLDVIVKTYNSNGPIDFDGANYKLKGAVSRPASLQKPRPVTMNAAFGPTGRDFAAQNCDHLFTSFTDLDSGKEHVTDIRERAKKFGRSVGVYTIGHVVCRPTQAEAEDYYDYYSRDMIDELAVDYHMQQKKNFSHSHEDEAFRLYKQRFAAGTGSYPLVGTPRTIAGELAKFAEVGYGGAALSFVNYKDELPYFCQEVMPLLKEMGLRT is encoded by the coding sequence ATGTCGGATCCAGAGCAGACAGGCTTCAAGCTTGGCGTTTTCTCAGCCAACGCGGATCGCGGGCTGACATTCTCGGTCGTTCCGGAAGCTTGGAAAGCGGACTGGGATGATGTGGCGGCCGCGGCGCAGATCGCTGACAAGGCCGGCATGGACTTCTTTCTGCCGATCGCGCGCTGGCGCGGTTATGGCGGATCGAGCAATGTGCGCGAATGGTCGTTCGAGACCTTCACATTCGCAGCCGGCCTCGCCTCGATCACCGAGCGCATCGCGCTGTTCATGACCGTGCACGTGCCGCTGCTGCATCCGCTTTATGCGGCCAAAGCATTGGCAACGGTCGATCACATCAGCCATGGTCGCGCCGGCTTGAACATCGTCTGTGGCTGGAACCCGGACGAGTTCGATATGTTCGGCGTGAGCTTGCAGAAAGAGCCTTATGCGCAAGCGGCCGAATGGCTCGACGTCATCGTCAAGACCTACAACAGCAATGGGCCGATCGATTTCGATGGCGCCAACTACAAGCTCAAAGGCGCGGTGAGCCGCCCGGCCTCCTTGCAGAAGCCTCGGCCGGTGACGATGAACGCGGCGTTTGGCCCGACCGGCCGGGATTTCGCGGCGCAAAACTGCGACCATCTCTTCACCAGCTTTACCGATCTGGACAGTGGCAAGGAACATGTCACCGATATCCGCGAACGGGCGAAGAAATTCGGCCGCTCGGTCGGCGTTTACACCATTGGCCATGTGGTCTGCCGGCCGACCCAGGCGGAGGCCGAGGATTATTACGACTACTATTCGCGCGACATGATCGACGAATTGGCCGTCGATTATCACATGCAGCAGAAGAAGAATTTCAGCCACAGCCACGAGGATGAAGCGTTCCGTCTCTACAAGCAGCGTTTCGCCGCTGGCACGGGTAGCTATCCTCTGGTTGGCACACCACGAACGATCGCCGGGGAGTTGGCCAAGTTCGCCGAGGTCGGCTATGGCGGCGCGGCTCTGTCCTTCGTGAACTATAAGGACGAGTTGCCGTATTTCTGCCAGGAGGTGATGCCGCTCCTGAAGGAGATGGGGCTTCGCACATGA
- a CDS encoding ABC transporter ATP-binding protein, with protein sequence MTVLSFNAVTVTARMQRQPVDLLRDISFSLNKGDVIGLVGESGAGKSMIGRVISGLLPDNFSVSSGEVIFEGLNLLNLSKSARRDLLGRRIAFIPQEPLSALNPVRSIGDQFQEHLKHLGVAKDVLRSLMIERLQQVGLSNAEEMLLRYPHELSGGQCQRVLIAMAFSGEPALVVADEPTTALDVVTQAQIMRLIAAQQAQHGTAVLFITHDLRLAANVCRTVGVMYAGDMVEFGPAEAVLQAPSHPYTKSLLAAIPRLTGERRMLPTLSEQMPGLKMFSTLAGCRFAQRCPAKDAACVSARLERRFVSENHWTRCGDTCGDFEFASGAPILVEPLAASAQKPAVEFQNVRLEYKARRGFLGLRKTSFDAVRSASFTVRPGEILGIVGESGSGKSSIGRLIVGLEKSTEGTIKIAGEERGALGNTLHLTRRDTQLIFQDPQSALNPRRSVLQLLTQGLEVGPNSLPVEKRRAAADNILQDIGLPADCLTRFPSQLSGGQRQRVNIGRALCLEPKLVVADEIVSGLDVSVQAHILNCLLELNRQKNLTMVFISHDLGVVRYLCSRILMMYRGEIVEEGVTEEVFARPKHPYTKLLMESVPS encoded by the coding sequence ATGACCGTCCTGTCGTTTAACGCCGTCACCGTCACGGCCCGCATGCAGAGACAGCCTGTCGATCTGCTGCGCGATATCTCGTTCAGCTTGAACAAAGGCGATGTCATCGGGCTTGTCGGCGAATCCGGCGCCGGCAAGAGCATGATCGGGCGCGTCATCTCGGGGCTTCTGCCCGATAATTTCAGCGTCTCGTCGGGCGAGGTGATATTCGAAGGCTTAAATCTTCTGAACTTGAGTAAGAGCGCGCGCCGCGATCTGCTCGGCCGGCGCATCGCGTTCATTCCGCAGGAGCCGCTCAGCGCCCTCAATCCGGTGCGATCGATCGGCGATCAATTCCAGGAACATCTGAAGCATCTGGGCGTCGCTAAGGACGTTTTGCGCTCCCTGATGATCGAACGTTTGCAGCAGGTCGGATTGTCCAATGCCGAAGAAATGCTGCTGCGCTATCCGCATGAGCTTTCGGGCGGGCAGTGTCAGCGCGTTTTGATCGCCATGGCATTCAGCGGCGAGCCGGCCTTGGTGGTGGCCGATGAGCCGACGACGGCGCTCGATGTGGTGACGCAGGCGCAGATCATGCGTTTGATCGCTGCGCAGCAGGCGCAACACGGAACGGCGGTTCTGTTCATCACTCACGATCTGCGACTGGCGGCTAATGTCTGCCGGACTGTCGGCGTGATGTATGCCGGCGACATGGTCGAGTTCGGGCCGGCGGAAGCGGTCCTGCAAGCGCCGTCGCATCCCTATACCAAGAGCCTTCTGGCGGCGATTCCACGTCTGACCGGCGAACGTCGCATGTTGCCGACCCTCTCGGAACAGATGCCGGGGCTGAAAATGTTCTCGACACTGGCTGGGTGCCGCTTTGCCCAGCGATGCCCGGCGAAGGATGCAGCTTGCGTCAGCGCCAGGCTGGAACGCCGCTTCGTCAGCGAGAACCATTGGACGCGCTGTGGCGATACTTGCGGTGATTTCGAATTCGCCAGCGGCGCGCCCATTCTTGTCGAACCGCTGGCCGCCAGTGCGCAGAAGCCCGCCGTCGAGTTCCAGAACGTTCGGCTTGAGTACAAGGCCAGACGCGGATTTCTGGGCCTGCGGAAGACTTCGTTCGATGCGGTGCGCTCGGCGAGTTTCACCGTGCGGCCCGGCGAGATTCTGGGCATTGTCGGCGAGAGCGGCAGCGGCAAGAGTTCGATCGGCCGGCTGATCGTCGGCCTCGAGAAGTCCACGGAAGGGACGATCAAGATCGCCGGTGAGGAACGCGGCGCGCTGGGCAACACGCTGCATCTCACCCGCCGCGATACCCAGTTGATTTTTCAGGATCCTCAATCCGCACTTAATCCGCGCCGCAGTGTTCTGCAGCTGTTGACCCAGGGGCTGGAAGTGGGGCCGAACAGCCTGCCAGTGGAGAAACGCCGGGCGGCGGCTGACAATATTCTGCAAGACATCGGCCTGCCGGCGGATTGTCTTACCCGCTTTCCATCGCAGCTATCGGGCGGGCAACGGCAACGCGTTAACATTGGTCGCGCGCTGTGTCTTGAGCCAAAACTCGTCGTTGCCGATGAGATCGTTTCCGGCCTCGATGTCTCGGTTCAGGCCCATATCCTGAATTGCCTACTGGAGCTCAATCGCCAGAAAAATCTGACCATGGTGTTCATCAGCCACGATCTTGGTGTCGTGCGCTATCTCTGTAGCCGCATCCTAATGATGTATCGCGGCGAAATCGTTGAAGAAGGTGTGACCGAGGAGGTGTTCGCCCGGCCAAAACATCCCTATACGAAGCTCTTGATGGAATCGGTGCCGTCGTAG
- a CDS encoding ATP-dependent acyl-CoA ligase: MTSLIDLRSTFPPSARVVPEMLRQQADRYGARPLFVCGDDAWSFAEAPDRAARCAGALGAAGVNAGDRVALLCSNRSEFLELFLGCAWLGAVSVPINTAARGLQLQHILNVSGSRLIAVERELLPALEGLDLASAGVTTIWIVDQDFDAAEFPARDGLVVAPMPRNGTPVAPAKLQPHDLLTILFTSGTTGPAKGVCCPHGQYFWWAFYTGRQLGVGEGDVLHTTLPLFHTNALNCFFQALLSGSTQVVERRFSVSNFWSRLVASGATVTYVLGAMVPMLLSRPPSEDEKRHRVRVALAPGVPGHFHEVFTERSGILLLDGYGATESNAVIGTTSDSRRPGWMGRLADGFQARVVDDEDNEVSDGVPGELLLRANEPFAMAAGYFGMPEKTVEAWRNLWLHTGDRVVRDPSGYFKFVDRMKDTIRRRGENVSSFDVEQVLSSHPAVEVAAVFPVPSDLAEDEVMAAIVLKAGESVEPADLVRFCEGKLSYFAIPRFVEFFDALPRTESGKIQKFKLRERGCSADTWDLVKAGIALKR; encoded by the coding sequence GTGACTTCGCTGATCGACCTGCGGTCGACCTTTCCGCCATCGGCCCGCGTGGTGCCGGAGATGTTGCGCCAGCAGGCCGATCGCTATGGCGCGCGGCCGCTTTTTGTCTGCGGCGACGACGCCTGGTCGTTTGCGGAGGCTCCCGACAGAGCGGCTCGTTGTGCCGGAGCTCTTGGAGCTGCTGGCGTGAACGCTGGCGATCGGGTTGCGCTGTTGTGCAGCAATCGCTCCGAGTTCCTGGAACTGTTTTTGGGCTGCGCCTGGCTTGGTGCGGTATCCGTGCCGATCAACACTGCCGCCAGAGGCCTTCAGCTCCAGCACATTCTCAATGTCAGCGGCAGCCGTCTGATCGCGGTGGAGCGCGAGTTGCTGCCGGCGCTCGAGGGGCTTGATCTGGCATCCGCCGGCGTCACGACAATCTGGATTGTCGATCAGGACTTCGACGCAGCGGAATTTCCAGCGCGTGACGGTCTTGTCGTTGCTCCGATGCCGCGCAACGGCACGCCCGTCGCGCCCGCGAAATTGCAGCCACACGATCTTCTGACCATTCTGTTCACGTCGGGCACGACAGGGCCAGCGAAAGGCGTCTGCTGTCCGCATGGGCAATATTTCTGGTGGGCTTTTTACACGGGCCGGCAACTGGGTGTCGGCGAGGGGGATGTGCTGCATACCACCTTGCCCTTGTTTCACACCAATGCGCTCAATTGCTTTTTCCAGGCGCTGTTGTCCGGCAGCACGCAGGTGGTGGAGCGACGCTTCTCGGTTTCCAATTTCTGGTCCCGTCTCGTCGCTTCAGGCGCGACGGTGACTTATGTGTTGGGCGCCATGGTGCCGATGCTGCTGTCGCGTCCGCCGAGCGAGGATGAGAAGCGGCATCGCGTGCGCGTCGCTTTGGCGCCGGGCGTGCCCGGTCATTTCCATGAGGTCTTTACGGAGCGCAGCGGCATCCTGCTGCTCGATGGCTATGGCGCGACCGAAAGCAATGCGGTGATCGGCACCACGTCTGATAGCCGGCGACCGGGCTGGATGGGGCGTCTGGCCGATGGGTTCCAGGCGCGGGTTGTCGATGACGAGGACAATGAGGTTTCAGACGGCGTGCCGGGCGAATTGCTACTGCGCGCCAACGAACCCTTCGCCATGGCGGCCGGCTATTTTGGCATGCCCGAGAAGACGGTCGAGGCGTGGCGGAATCTGTGGTTGCATACGGGAGACCGCGTCGTCCGCGATCCAAGCGGTTATTTCAAATTCGTCGATCGGATGAAGGACACGATCCGCCGCCGGGGCGAGAATGTCTCGTCCTTCGATGTCGAGCAGGTGTTGTCGTCGCATCCCGCCGTCGAAGTCGCGGCCGTCTTTCCTGTGCCCTCTGATCTGGCTGAGGACGAGGTGATGGCCGCCATCGTGCTGAAAGCGGGCGAGAGCGTGGAGCCTGCCGACCTCGTGCGTTTCTGCGAGGGCAAGCTCTCCTATTTCGCGATCCCGCGCTTTGTCGAATTCTTCGACGCTCTGCCGCGCACCGAGAGCGGCAAGATCCAGAAGTTCAAACTGCGAGAGCGCGGCTGCTCGGCCGACACGTGGGATCTTGTGAAGGCCGGCATCGCGTTGAAACGTTAG
- a CDS encoding response regulator: MILIAEDDALQRLNLEAVLVEAGFTVVATADGDEALGVLQTRSDILVLISDVQMPGSLNGIELMWVVRDRWPPVKIILTSGNAKRDGLPDDVVLFVKPYIERELLSKLRLLLA, translated from the coding sequence ATGATCTTGATTGCCGAGGATGATGCTCTGCAGCGCCTGAATTTGGAGGCAGTCTTAGTAGAGGCTGGTTTCACCGTTGTCGCCACTGCGGATGGTGATGAAGCGCTTGGCGTGCTTCAGACGAGGTCTGATATTCTTGTGTTGATTTCCGACGTGCAGATGCCAGGGTCGTTGAATGGTATCGAGTTGATGTGGGTGGTTCGTGATCGGTGGCCTCCGGTCAAGATCATCCTCACATCTGGGAACGCTAAGCGCGACGGACTTCCCGATGATGTTGTGTTGTTTGTGAAGCCTTATATCGAGCGTGAGCTGCTTTCCAAACTTCGCCTGCTGCTCGCTTAG